The following proteins come from a genomic window of Dongia rigui:
- a CDS encoding flagellin: protein MDRISTFNQQRQFIAQALEVQKRYATEQTQQSTSVKSLSYDGYGAQSRTIISLESDLKAADQYVSNGTIVAARVQGAYSATTSITDLTTQARSWLSSLISGATDDISGVNVQAQAYLEEVASLLNTKVDGYYVFGGGTTTNPPVDLTGYAATDAATVDTTYYKGSDAGASFEAAPGLDITYSASAADSGFEKLLRALSLAAQASEKPADLDIVQDAYDLLDQAIDEISVEQSRLSGIAQSVDEAMDRNVDFQLYVESLVGDLKNVDVTEITAKLSATELQLESSYSVLKALQSINLLDYLR, encoded by the coding sequence ATGGACCGGATTTCGACCTTCAATCAACAACGGCAATTCATCGCCCAAGCGCTTGAGGTGCAGAAGCGCTATGCCACCGAACAGACGCAGCAATCGACCTCGGTCAAGTCGTTGAGCTATGACGGCTATGGGGCTCAGTCGCGGACAATCATCAGCCTGGAGAGCGATCTGAAGGCTGCCGACCAATATGTCAGCAACGGCACCATCGTGGCGGCGCGCGTCCAGGGCGCCTATAGTGCCACGACATCTATTACCGATCTCACGACCCAGGCGCGCTCCTGGCTCTCCAGCCTCATCTCCGGCGCCACTGACGACATCAGCGGCGTCAACGTGCAGGCGCAGGCCTATCTCGAGGAGGTGGCATCCCTGCTCAATACCAAGGTCGATGGCTATTATGTCTTTGGTGGTGGTACCACGACCAACCCGCCGGTCGACCTCACCGGCTATGCGGCAACCGATGCGGCGACCGTTGACACCACTTACTACAAGGGCAGCGATGCCGGGGCGAGCTTCGAGGCGGCACCCGGCCTCGACATCACCTATAGCGCCAGTGCCGCTGATTCCGGCTTCGAGAAATTGCTGCGCGCCTTGAGCCTTGCCGCCCAGGCCAGCGAGAAGCCGGCGGACCTCGACATCGTGCAGGATGCCTATGACCTCCTCGACCAGGCGATCGACGAGATTTCGGTCGAGCAATCGCGCCTCTCGGGCATTGCCCAAAGCGTCGATGAAGCGATGGACCGGAATGTCGATTTCCAGCTTTACGTCGAATCCCTGGTCGGCGATCTGAAGAATGTGGACGTGACAGAGATCACAGCCAAGCTATCCGCCACCGAATTGCAGCTGGAATCGTCCTACAGCGTGCTGAAGGCGCTGCAGTCAATCAACCTGCTGGACTATCTGCGCTAG
- a CDS encoding NAD(P)/FAD-dependent oxidoreductase codes for MRVPLVIVGGGVAGAAAAALLARAGQQVTLLERERTAKPKVCGEFLSCAAHDHLVALGLDPAGLGALPISHLRLAAGGRQITAPLPFTGWSLARDVLDEALLQRATALGADIRRGVVVRSLEGGDRPRLIVDMMGEIEAGAVFLATGKHDLRHAARPVTGADDLIGLKTYFHLIRSEAQALKGHIELVLFDGGYAGLQLVGADRANLSLLVSRQRFAAADNDWFRLLGEICTENALLGTRLEHALPETDRPLAIFRLPFGFRHRPDGQAHLFRLGDQMACMPSFAGDGMSIALHSAARAAQAYLAGAHADAYHARMRRELRTQFLWGRLLSQLTGTHAGRALFMGAATTLPAMMPALARLTRLPRLAQIVQQVD; via the coding sequence ATGAGAGTGCCGCTGGTCATCGTCGGTGGTGGCGTTGCCGGGGCGGCAGCCGCCGCGCTGCTCGCGCGCGCTGGCCAGCAGGTGACATTGCTGGAACGCGAGCGGACGGCCAAGCCGAAGGTTTGTGGCGAATTCCTCAGCTGCGCGGCCCATGATCACCTGGTCGCTCTCGGTCTCGATCCGGCGGGGCTGGGCGCCCTGCCGATCAGCCATCTGCGTCTTGCTGCGGGAGGGCGCCAGATCACGGCGCCACTGCCATTCACCGGCTGGAGCCTGGCGCGCGATGTGCTGGACGAGGCCTTGTTGCAGCGTGCCACGGCATTGGGCGCCGACATACGGCGTGGCGTCGTGGTCCGGTCGCTGGAGGGTGGCGACCGCCCCCGTCTGATCGTCGACATGATGGGCGAGATCGAAGCGGGCGCCGTCTTCCTCGCCACGGGCAAGCATGACCTGCGCCATGCAGCGCGGCCCGTCACCGGGGCCGACGATCTCATCGGCCTCAAGACCTATTTCCATCTGATCCGGAGCGAGGCGCAGGCACTCAAAGGTCATATCGAACTCGTATTGTTCGACGGCGGCTATGCGGGACTGCAGTTGGTCGGCGCAGATCGTGCCAATCTGTCGCTGCTGGTCAGCCGGCAGCGCTTTGCCGCCGCGGACAATGACTGGTTTCGGCTGCTTGGCGAGATCTGCACCGAGAATGCGCTGCTGGGCACGCGCCTGGAACATGCCTTGCCCGAAACGGACCGGCCGCTGGCGATCTTTCGGCTGCCATTCGGTTTCCGCCATCGTCCGGATGGCCAGGCGCACCTCTTCCGGCTCGGCGATCAAATGGCCTGCATGCCATCCTTCGCCGGTGATGGTATGTCAATCGCACTTCACAGCGCCGCGCGCGCGGCACAAGCCTATCTGGCTGGTGCGCATGCTGATGCCTATCATGCAAGGATGCGGCGCGAACTCCGGACGCAGTTTTTGTGGGGTCGCTTGCTGTCACAGCTGACCGGGACCCATGCTGGACGCGCTTTATTCATGGGGGCGGCAACGACGCTTCCAGCGATGATGCCGGCCCTGGCGCGGCTCACCCGCCTGCCGCGACTAGCGCAGATAGTCCAGCAGGTTGATTGA